AGTAACTGTAGATACAAATAAAGTCACCACAGATACAACCGAATCAGCGACCTCACCTTCGAACGCCAGCAACACCAGCAACGCCAGCGACGCCAAACCAACGGGGCCTTGATCTCATGTCTAAGTTTACATGTTTTATCTTCAGCCTTAAGAGGTTAAGTTTGCGACCATGTAATTTTGGTGTTTTGTTGCTTTTATTTGGTTTTATTTTAACAGCATGTGTAGCTGCGAGTAAGTTACGTGAAAATAGTAAGGCTATCGCAACAAAGATCACCCAAGCTCGTGATAACGGTGCCATGTTTTGCGCACCTGCTGAGCTTGCAAAAGCTGAAGCAAATTATAACTTTATTGAACATGAGCTAGGTCAAGGCGATTTTCGTCGTGCCGAAACCCATTATCGCCTTGCTCTTGATAACATCGATAAAGCACTATCAAAAACCGATCCTGAAAAATGTGATAAACGCGATAAAGATAGCGATGGTGTTTTCGATCGTCTAGATAAATGTCCGAGTGATGCGGGCCCGGTTGAAAATCAAGGTTGCCCTGATGTTGATAGCGATCAAGATACCATTGTCGATCGTCTTGATAAATGCCCACAACAAGCTGGGCCTGTTGAGAACGAAGGTTGTCCTGATATCGATACCGACAAAGATAATATAGTTGATCGTCTAGATAAATGTCCGCAGCAACCAGGGCCACAAGTGACCCAAGGCTGCCCAGATCCCGACACTGATCTTGATGGTGTTGTTGATCGTCTAGATAAATGCCCGAATGAGCCTGGTGTGGCTAACAATAATGGTTGTCCCTCACTTGACCGTGACATTGATGGTATACCTGATGATGTTGATCAGTGCCCTGATGTCCCTGGTTTAGCTCCTACTGGCTGCCCCAAGCGCGTTTTAGTTGTTAAGACCGACAAGCAAATACAAATTAAGCAACAGATTAGGTTCAAAGGCGGTCGTTCACAGATCCGTGGCGCTATTTCATATGAAATACTTGATCAGATCGCAGCAGTATTAAGGTCTAATCCGATGCTTAAGATTGTTATTGAAGGTCATACTGACAGCGTTGGTTCAGAAAAGCGCAATCAAAGACTTTCGCAAAAACGTGCCGAAGCCGTACGCGAGGCATTGATCTCACGTAAAATTGATCCCAATCGTTTAGAAGCAATTGGTTATGGCGAAAGCAAACCATTAGAATCTAATAAAACCAGAAAAGGTCGTGCCGCTAATCGCAGAGTTGAATTTAATATTGTTGAAATTAAAGCAGAGGCAGCTCCAAATAATGCTTTGCCAGAAGGTGCAAAATTAGAGCCAACCCCATAAAAAATTAGGTTTTTAAGAATATTTTTCATTGCAACAGCGTTAATACCATAACGTTACGATATGTGAGTTTAATTCATTAGAAAGGGTGTTTTATGTCTGGCGAAGTTGTTCCAATAGTCGAAGTTCATGTCAATGGCATAGAAGCTCGAATGCTTGAGTTATTTTTATATATGGGCTCGCAATGGGTATTATATATTTTATTGTTTTTAAGTGTTATTGCCTTTGCTATTGCTTTTGAACGGTTGTTGCATTTTTTTCAAACTCGTGAAAATTTAGAGAATCTCTCAAAACAATTATCCAAATGTCTAAATACTGATGATCTTGCTGGTGCTCGCAAATTGCTTGAACAAAGCCGTTCTCATATGGCCAAAGTTGCACTGCGTGGTCTCGATGGTCTTAATTTAGGTTCTGGTGCGCTTGAAGAAGTGATAGCTGGCGCTACTCAAATTGAGCGCCTTAAGATGGAGAGAGGCCTCGCTTTTTTAGGCACCTTAGGCAACAATGCGCCATTTGTCGGTTTATTTGGTACGGTGCTTGGTATTATTAGGGCTTTTCGTGATTTGTCGATTAATACTATCGAAGGTTCAGCTGCAGTAATGGCTGGTATTGCCGAAGCACTAGTTGCTACTGCGGTTGGTCTATTGGTGGCGTTACCTGCTGTTGCTTTGTTTAATACTTTTCAAAGACATATTCGCACCAAGCTTGCAGGTACAGAAGCGCTTACTCGGGAATTATTAGCACATGCAAAGCGTAATATTTAGAATATTATTATTAATGAGTTGATATCTATCTAGACACAATTAAAAATAAACGTACAAGTTGTGAAAAGGTGAAATAATTAATCATGGCGGCAACACAAAACGACTCTGACGATATTATCACCGGCATTAATGTTACCCCGTTGGTTGATATTATTTTAGTTCTACTGATTATATTCATGTTAACTGCTAATATTATTGCCAAGCCCTCGATTCATGTTCAATTGCCCAAAGCCTCAACTGGCGAAGCAACCGAGCCAACAACTATAGCGCTAACCTTAAATAAAGAAGGTGATATTTTTCTTAATGGTGCCGTAACTGATGAAGCAGCACTGCGTAAATATTTGCAAGAACTCGGTGAATCTGATCCTAAAACTCAGGCAATAATCGCTGCCGATAAAGAAGTTTTGCATGGGCGAGTTATTTGGTTGATTGATATGGTGCGCACCGCAAAAATTTATAATTTTGCAATTAACATCGACCCAAGTGTTAATGCACCGGTAAAGTGAATGCGACGCGATGTATTAATATATGCAGCAGCAATATTATGGTCCTTAATCGGTCATGTTGTTGTAGTTGAAGGTTTAGGGCGTGCGGCGCGCAATGCTCCACCAGCCAAACAG
The Deltaproteobacteria bacterium DNA segment above includes these coding regions:
- a CDS encoding OmpA family protein, whose protein sequence is MSKFTCFIFSLKRLSLRPCNFGVLLLLFGFILTACVAASKLRENSKAIATKITQARDNGAMFCAPAELAKAEANYNFIEHELGQGDFRRAETHYRLALDNIDKALSKTDPEKCDKRDKDSDGVFDRLDKCPSDAGPVENQGCPDVDSDQDTIVDRLDKCPQQAGPVENEGCPDIDTDKDNIVDRLDKCPQQPGPQVTQGCPDPDTDLDGVVDRLDKCPNEPGVANNNGCPSLDRDIDGIPDDVDQCPDVPGLAPTGCPKRVLVVKTDKQIQIKQQIRFKGGRSQIRGAISYEILDQIAAVLRSNPMLKIVIEGHTDSVGSEKRNQRLSQKRAEAVREALISRKIDPNRLEAIGYGESKPLESNKTRKGRAANRRVEFNIVEIKAEAAPNNALPEGAKLEPTP
- a CDS encoding MotA/TolQ/ExbB proton channel family protein, translating into MSGEVVPIVEVHVNGIEARMLELFLYMGSQWVLYILLFLSVIAFAIAFERLLHFFQTRENLENLSKQLSKCLNTDDLAGARKLLEQSRSHMAKVALRGLDGLNLGSGALEEVIAGATQIERLKMERGLAFLGTLGNNAPFVGLFGTVLGIIRAFRDLSINTIEGSAAVMAGIAEALVATAVGLLVALPAVALFNTFQRHIRTKLAGTEALTRELLAHAKRNI
- a CDS encoding biopolymer transporter ExbD produces the protein MAATQNDSDDIITGINVTPLVDIILVLLIIFMLTANIIAKPSIHVQLPKASTGEATEPTTIALTLNKEGDIFLNGAVTDEAALRKYLQELGESDPKTQAIIAADKEVLHGRVIWLIDMVRTAKIYNFAINIDPSVNAPVK